Proteins from one Parasteatoda tepidariorum isolate YZ-2023 chromosome 4, CAS_Ptep_4.0, whole genome shotgun sequence genomic window:
- the LOC139425526 gene encoding serine-rich adhesin for platelets-like — translation MNESKHFEEIPDDVKQEMLMLFETYSRNDLINKLRSLREPSSKSSEKTLISESICCKNQLNFSERVGTKSKNALACTNNTNLNDINASSQNSPRSIHERNPQQSSKNKHSQSIINSVSDNLVESSNLNYACIQNNFYPVVLQKTNPDSCSANKKNVKSVKSDKVTNSCDINVPLIEPSSTADSNLNVVSDKIQEAFLSDVKTEEVYQQNVGKKGIKRIRKKRSWLVNNTKANIQIGSSDETSNSLSLNNQPSDVIQVSSVFPEASLQSKSSLKCKKGKHSEAKQGMIPNLTKSEVDIKLPLRTSYKKLNQKNKTNGVNLKSDKNINVNLVETSNTDSNMIVISDKNKINNIRSSDLFRGKKKNLKLLKADKITYSCDINVTETTVTDRKLNVVSDKNKIIGLKSSDSSAAEKNVKLLKADKISDINVPVIETATADSNFNVVCDKNKNVCLKSSDSSSVKKDNVELLKTDKITDSYDINVTLTEPSNADSKINIVSKKNKVINVKRSNSTPAKKKKKFLKITKITDFSDHASDIKVPLVKPCTVDNNVNVVNCGTSVPVIETSNADTNLNDISNENKIISVRSSDLSPAKKKNLKLLKTSKITDSNDQTSSINVPLTKPSSTDNNVNISDRNKIINLKSSDSNPEINISVTVEGEKNIDIKNANTEILPLLPTNDNTSKIDNCTHSKVSLNNHVEASKPVDHQNAPTITEFESNEQNFVAKSVSLRKRILSNTEVVSAPNLKLKSLKKKIRNSKNGINKQLSSLNYVLVDDYVKSAGTSAKLNSEERASKTSKEPHKSCISGRKMSAIVLPNNGAISNMESKILTKEESSSNIYNEEKQENTSKTCESNLSVPNTDLTLAFKLREKIENNNEIESCENTSDEMQQNAEAYSKLSKLCSLHGLNLDDIFRRKEVQEMLEKFKNNPDAIVFIGTHKSPSSGKVEPVVHVHKSKKVLLETLAEIQSKNSSNSKVANN, via the coding sequence ATGAATGAATCAAAACATTTCGAAGAAATTCCAGATGATGTTAAACAGGAAATGCTAATGCTTTTTGAAACTTATTCAAGAAATGATTTGATTAATAAGCTGAGATCTTTACGAGAGCCTTCTTCTAAATCTTCAGAAAAAACTTTGATATCGGAATCTATTTGCTGTAAAaatcaacttaatttttctgaaagagttggaacaaaaagtaaaaatgctttAGCTTGTACTAATAATACGAACCTAAATGATATTAACGCTTCTTCCCAAAATAGCCCTAGGTCCATTCATGAAAGAAACCCACaacaaagttctaaaaataaacattctcaATCTATTATTAATTCCGTTTCAGATAACCTTGTAGAAAGTAGTAATCTCAACTATGcatgcattcaaaataatttttatcctgTTGTTTTGCAAAAAACAAATCCTGATTCATgttctgcaaataaaaaaaatgtgaaatcgGTAAAGTCTGATAAAGTTACTAATTCTTGTGATATTAATGTGCCTTTAATTGAGCCCTCCTCTACTGCTGATAGTAATTTGAATGTTGTCTCTGATAAAATTCAAGAAGCCTTTTTATCTGATGTTAAAACTGAAGAAGTGTATCAACAAAATGTTGggaaaaaaggtataaaaagaATTAGGAAAAAAAGATCATGGCTTGTTAATAACACAAAAgcaaatattcaaattggaaGTTCTGATGAAACATCAAACAGTTTATCACTTAATAATCAACCTTCTGATGTAATTCAAGTTAGTAGTGTTTTTCCAGAAGCTAGCTTACAGTCAAAGAGTTCACTGAAATGCAAGAAGGGCAAACATTCTGAAGCTAAACAAGGAATGATTCCAAATTTAACTAAATCTGAAGTAGATATTAAGTTACCTCTTAGAACATCTTATAAGAAActgaatcagaaaaataaaacaaatggcgtaaatttaaaaagtgataaaaatattaatgtgaatTTAGTTGAAACATCTAATACTGATAGTAACATGATTGTTATTTctgacaaaaacaaaattaataatataaggaGTTCCGATTTATTTCgtgggaaaaagaaaaatttaaaattgttaaaggctgataaaattacttattcttGTGATATTAATGTAACAGAGACTACTGTTACTGATCGCAAGTTAAATGTTGTCtctgataaaaataagattattggTTTGAAAAGTTCTGATTCGTCtgctgctgaaaagaatgtaaaattgttaaaagctgataaaatttctgatattaaTGTGCCTGTAATTGAGACCGCTACTGCTGATAGTAATTTTAATGTTGTCtgtgataaaaacaaaaatgtatgtttaaaaagttctgaTTCATCATCTGTAAAAAAGGACAATGTAGAATTGTTAAAGACTGATAAAATTACAGATTCTTATGATATTAATGTGACTTTAACTGAGCCCTCTAATGctgatagtaaaattaatattgtcagtaagaaaaacaaagttataaatgtaaaaCGTTCTAATTCAACTCCTgccaaaaagaagaaaaaatttttgaagattactaaaattactgattttagtGATCATGCAAGTGATATTAAAGTGCCTCTAGTAAAGCCATGTACTGTTGATAATAATGTAAATGTTGTTAACTGTGGTACAAGTGTGCCTGTTATTGAGACGTCTAATGCTGatactaatttaaatgacatctctaatgaaaacaaaattataagtgTGAGAAGCTCTGATTTATCTCCtgctaaaaaaaagaatctaaaattGTTAAAGACTAGTAAAATTACTGATTCAAATGATCAAACAAGCAGTATTAATGTGCCTTTAACTAAGCCATCTTCTActgataataatgtaaatatttctgatcgaaacaaaattattaacttgAAAAGTTCTGATTCCAATCCAGAAATAAATATCTCCGTAACTGTTgaaggtgaaaaaaatattgatattaaaaatgctaatacTGAAATACTTCCTTTGCTGCCTACCAATGACAATACTAGCAAAATTGATAACTGTACACACAGcaaagtttctttaaataaccATGTTGAAGCTTCAAAACCTGTTGACCACCAAAATGCTCCAACgataactgaatttgaatcCAATGAGCAGAATTTTGTCGCAAAATCTGTGTCTTTGAGGAAAAGAATTTTGTCAAATACTGAAGTTGTATCTGctccaaatttgaaattaaaatctcttaagaaaaaaatacggaATTCAAAAAATGGCATTAATAAACAGCTTTCATCATTGAATTATGTGCTTGTCGATGACTATGTCAAATCTGCTGGAACTTCAGCAAAATTGAATTCTGAAGAAAGAGCTTCTAAGACCTCTAAAGAGCCCCACAAAAGTTGTATATCTGGAAGAAAAATGAGCGCTATTGTTTTACCTAATAATGGAGCTATATCTAATATGGAAtcgaaaattttaactaaagaaGAATCTAGTTCAAACATTTACAATGAAGAGAAACAGGAGAACACAAGCAAGACATGTGAATCAAATCTTTCTGTTCCGAATACAGATCTGACCTTAGCctttaaattaagagaaaaaatagaaaataataatgaaattgaaagtTGTGAAAATACCTCGGATGAAATGCAACAAAATGCAGAGGCTTATTCTAAGTTGAGTAAATTGTGTTCCCTACATGGCTTAAACTTAGATGATATTTTTCGCAGAAAAGAGGTACAagaaatgcttgaaaaattcaaaaataatccaGATGCTATTGTTTTTATCGGCACGCACAAAAGTCCCTCCTCTGGAAAAGTTGAACCAGTTGTACATGTTCACAAATCTAAGAAAGTTCTATTAGAAACTTTAGCTGAGATCCAAAGTAAGAACAGTAGTAACTCGAAAgtagcaaataattaa